CATTCGGGATGAAGCGCTAGGAGGCGCCGCACAAGTGGAATTCCATACCCACCGAACCCGATTCTTTAACCAATTCTCCATGCTGGAAAAGAAACAGGAGATTTTCAAGGCGAATTATAACAAAGAGCGCGGAGGCGAAATGAAACAACGCGCATACAATTACACCGGAGCCTTCAACGTCAGCGGAGAAAAGTACAACCACTACATTAACCTGCAAGCCGATTTCTCCAATATGTTAGGCTACGAGAACATCCAGCAAAAGGAAGTCATAAACCAAAATAGTACCTGGACACAATTCGGGAAAAAGAATAAATCTTCCATCGAGTCTACCGTTTATGACGCAAACTATAACCTGTTCCGCAATCGCACCGCGTATAACAGTTGCTGGAACGCACAAATCGGGGCTAAAGGCTTTTACGCCGAAAGGGTATATCGTCTATATCCGGCTAAATTCCAACAAATATTGAGAAACACGGAAGGTTATCTTTCATTCGAGAAGAATTTCCTTTTCAAAAAAGGAATGTTGGATTGCGGCATAAACGGGGCCTACACCATCGGGGGAGGCACGATGTTAAAAATGAAACAGGAATCCGAAACCGTCTTACCGAATATCGACGAATACCCGCAACGGAAAGATTTACTGGAACAGGAATTCGAGTATATCACATCGGACAAAATAGCCGGAGGAGTAAACGTTCGCTACACTTATTTCCTCAACAAGGAAAAAGGAATGAACTTGTACGCTATCGGCAATGTCAATTACAAAAAGTCCACCAGCGGCCTGTATGACGGTAAAGACTGGACAACGTTGCAAGCCACGATAGGACTATCATTCTAGGGGATCAAAAACAACAAATATCAAAAAAGAAATGAGCAAGATTAAGAAAAACTTATGGAGACATGTACTGCAATTGGGTGTAATTGCGGTCATTGCCGGATTTATTCTGAAAGTATTTTTCGGGGGAGCGCCAGCCGACGTCGAGGCCTATTGCCCGTTCGGGGGACTGCAATCTCTCGTAACCTACTTGAATTCAAACACACTGGCATGTAGCATGTCGATCGTACAGATCATGATGGGGGTAACCCTGGCAATCGGCGTTATTCTTTTCAGTAAACTGTTCTGCGGTTATCTCTGTCCCTTAGGCACGGTAACAGAATGGATGGCCGTTTTACGCAAAAAGATGAAGATAAACATCAACATCACCACGGGTTCAGTCGTCGACAAAATTTTAAGAGCGATCAAGTATATCCTGTTATTCTGGATATTCTACATGACGATTTCAAGCAGCGAACTATTCTGTAAGAACTTTGACCCGTACTATGCTATCGCAACCGGATTCAAAGGCGAACTTACCGCGTGGATGGCGTTAATTTCCATCGCTTGCCTATTTCTAGGCAACTTGTTCATCAATATGTTCTGGTGTAAATACATCTGCCCGCTCGGAGCGTTGAGCAACGTGTTCAAATTCACGCTCACGTTCCTAGGCTTATTGATACTTTCATTAATTCTAGGCTATTTCGGCCTACCGATGCAATGGTACTGGTTACTCGGTGCAAGCTGCGTGATCGGTTATATCTTCGAAATCGTGTACCACGAAAGCAAGGTATTCCCGTTACTCCGCATCACTCGGGATGACGAGAAATGTAACCATTGCGGTTTGTGTAGCAAAAAATGCCCGCAACAAATTGACGTGGCCAATCTGAAAGTCGTGAAAGACATCGATTGTACCTTATGTGGCGAATGTATGGGAGCATGTAATAAAAATGCTTTACAGATAAACCGTAAACCGGCATTCCGATGGTTACCCGCAATTCTAGTCGTTGTTCTCTTCTTCGTCGGGCTGTGGATGGGTACCCATTGGGAATTGCCGACTATAGATGAACGTTGGGGAGACCCGGCAAAATTGGAACACTTGGAATCCTTCGAACGCGACGGCATGAGAACCGTGAAATGTTTCGGTAGCTCCAAGGCATTTGCCGCACGAATGAAAAACGTTCCGGGAGTTTACGGGGTAACGACTTACGTGAATCGATTCGCCGTCGTGGTTTATTATGACCCGAGTGAAACGAGTAAAGAAAAAGTAGAGAACGCCATGTTTACCCCGGTAAAACGGAAACTGAATACGCCTCCTGCCGGAGTGGAACAATTAAAAATAATCACCTTAGGCGTTGAAAAACTATTCGACCAAATGGACGTGACGTTCCTAGGAAACATCATCCGTGAAAAAGAAGGTTTCTATGGAATACAAACCGAATATGACTGCCCGGTAAGAGTGAAATTATTCATGGACATCAATAAACCGATTGATAAAAAAGAATTAAGAAGTATCGTCGAAACCCGTGAATTCGAGATGCCGGTGCATGGTGGTGGAGTTAAGAAGATCGAATGTGACTACGAACTGGTAAACATCTCGAATCAAGTGGACACGATCGGTCGTCAGGCATTCCTCGAGATGATGTTCCCGGCAACCAAATCTCGTTTTCAAATTGCCTTGAAGAAATACGGGGAAGACGCCGCCACGGCAGTTTACGAGATGCCCTATCCGGGATTGGATAAACCGTTAGTTCAGCGTCAGGTTCCCTATTTGGGAAGTTTCCTTTCAACTCAAGATGGAGTGATGGAATTCGCCACGGCTCTGAACGGTGACATCCCGGTTATCCGAATCACGTACGTGAAAGAGGTTCTGGATGATGAAAAAATCTGGGAGATTCTTCAAACCCCAAAATGGAAAATCCATTACACGAACGGGACAACCAAAGAGATTGATGCTACTCTAACCTTTAAAACACCGGGTAAAACCGTTGAATGAACAACCGTTTTCGTGGGGCTTCCAAAAAGTCAATTTTAAAAACTACCCCCACCAGCTCCCCCTTGCACAGGGGGAGAGCTGATTACCAAGCGTTTTCTCCCCCTGTGCAAGGGAGAGTTAGTGGGGGTAGTTGATAAATACAAATACGACTTTTAACACATCCTCCACGGAAAACTTGAAATCATTTTTTATGCTTTTATCTTGTCAGAGTAATCCGTTTGGATTACCCCGCGAGACTTATACCCATACAAATTGTAAATCACCATGATAAAATACATCATCTACACCATATTATTCACCCTGATCATCAGTCCCCTGGTGGCGCAGGACATCGGTGCAGACCAAACAATTCCGATGGATCCCGATATACGGATCGGGAAGTTGGATAACGGACTGACCTATTACATTCGCCACTCCGAGAATCCCAAAAACAGGGGTGAATTCTATATTGTTCATAACGTGGGCGCAATGCAGGAAGAGGATAACCAGAACGGCTTAGCCCATTTCCTGGAACACATGGCCTTTAACGGAACAAAGCATTTCCCGAAGAAAACCATGTTGGAATACCTTGCCAGCATCGGTGTACGATTCGGCACCAACGTGAACGCTTTCACGTCCAGAAACGTGACGGCATACAATATCTCCGAAGTTCCCTTAATTCGGGAAACGATCATCGATACCGTGTTGTTGATGCTTCACGATTGGTCCAGTTACATCACCTGTGACTCGGCTGAAATCGAGGCAGAAAGAGGGGTTATTCGGGAAGAGTGGAGAACCCGGGACATCCCCCGTATGCGCCTGTCGGAACAACTGAACCCCGTGATGTACAACCATTCGAAGTATGCCGAACGTAACGTGATCGGGGACATAAATATCATCATGAACTTCAAACGTCAGACCTTGTTGGATTTTTACCACAAATGGTACAGGCCCGACTTGCAGGCCGTGATCGTGATCGGTGATTTTGACGTGAACATGATGGAAAATAAAATTAAGAAAATTCTATCACCACTACCTAAAGCACAGCATCCGGTACAAAAAGAAGTGTATTCGGTTCCCGACAACCGGGAGCCTCTCGTTGGTATCTCGACCGATCCGGATGCCGGTGCCATGGTAGTCAGACTCATGTATAAACTGGATCTTCCTTCTCCAAGCGAAAGACAAACGGTGAAGGCCTACAAAACCGACTTGGAAAGAAGCTTTGTGTCGGAATTATTCAAAAAAAGAATCATCAACAAAGCCACTCAAGGTAATCCTTATATCCGTCAGGGATCAGTCAACTACACGGACTTAACACCCGACAAAAAGATGGTATTCATCATGGGAGCCGTGAAAGACAATAAAGTCAATGAAGCCTTGAACGAACTGGCTATCGAAGTGGAAAGAGTAAAAAAGTACGGATTTACCCCGGAGGAGTTCAATGAACTACAAGCCAACATGCTTAAATCAGTTAAACTCCAGATGAACCAGAGAAAGAACCTCAAAAGCGTAGATATGGTGAAAGCCTGTTTGGCCCATTTCACCACGGGAACCCCAATCCCGCCGAATGAGTTCTTAGAAAAGATGTCAGTCTTCACGCTACAAAATCTGACCTTAGAGGAACTGAACCGTACAGCCCTAGAGATGTTCTCTGATGACAACATACTCATCACGATACTCGGTCCCCGGCGAGAAAACATCAGTTATCCCGGCGAACAAGAGTTAATCGCCACCGTCCGAAACGCCAAAGACCAAAACATCGCACCTTATGTCCACCGGACACTGAAAGACACCCGGCTAATCACGAAGACTCCAGAAGCCGGGAACATTCTGGAAGAGAAGAAAAATGACACGATGGGTACTATCGAATGGACTCTTTCAAACGGCGCAAAGGTCATCATAAAATCATACCCGAACAAAAAAGACATTGTTGACATCAAAGGATTTAGCAAAGGAGGGACTTCCACTCTACCGGAAGAAGAACTTGCCAACGGATTCATGGCCAACAATTTTTGCCAGCTCATGGGAGTGAAGAATTTCTCCCGGACCGATTTAAAACAAATTAATGTCGGCAAAGTCATCTCCCTCACGCCGGAAATCGGGGAGTATTACGAAACATTGAGTGGATATGCGGCCAAACGGGACCTGGAAACCTTGATGCAAATGATCCATCTTTATGTCACGGAACCAAACTTTGACCAACAAGAGTTTAACCATCAAATCGAAAAAATAAAAAGTACACTAAATAATCGCAAGGGCCTCCCAAAAGCCGAGTATAGTCAAGAAGTTCAAGGCGTGAAATACAACCATCACCCGAGGAAAACAAGCCTGACCCTTGAAAAAGTAAACACGATCACCTTCGAAAAGACAAAACAAATATACCAAGAACGTTTTGCCAATGCCGGAGACTTCACGTTCATTTTCACGGGAGACATTGACTTAGAAAAATTAAAACCACTCGTGGAAACGTACATCGCCTCTCTACCGACAACAGGGGTAAAGCAGGAATACAAAGATAACCACGTGCGTTACGCCAAGGGAAAAATCATCCGGCATATCGAGAAAGAGTTGACAACCGACAAAGCTTCAATCAGTGTGCTTTACACGGCAAAACTCCCCTACTCCGCCGAAAACAAAATTCTCTCGGCTGCCTTCCGCTATATTCTCCGGGACAGATACATGAAATCCATCCGTGAGGAAAAAGGGGGAGCATACAGCGTCAGCGTAAATGCCACGGAAGAGGCTGTCCCGACAAACCAGGTCACGATAGAGGTGAATTTCGACACGGCCCCCTTCATGGCCGACGAAATGCTGGAGATTGTCCAGAAAGAAATCGATGATCTCGTCAAAAATGGCCCCTCATCTTCCGAATTGGAAAATGCGCAACGCTATTTCAACAAACTTTACAAGACAAACATTTCCACCAATTCCTATTGGCAGGAAACTTTATCAGACTATTACCGATACGGAATTGACAATTTCACGAATTACGAAAACACGATGAATGGTTTAACACCATCAGATATTCGTAAATTCGCCAAAACCGTGTTTGGACAGAAAAATAAAATGGAATTCGTATTATTACCAAAAAAATAACGGGATGAAGACAACAACATTTATCAAAAGTATTATTGCCACCCTTTTAATCGTAAGCAGCACTTTCACGGTAAAGGCTGACGAGGGAATGTGGCTGATCCATCTTATGGCCCAAACCAATTACGAGGCAATGAAAGCCAAGGGAGTCGAACTCTCGGCTGAAGAAATCTACAGTGAAACCGTTCCTTCTTTAAAGGATGCTATCGTGGCCCTAGATTTCGGAAGCTGCACGGGAAGTATGATCTCCAAAAACGGCTTGATGATCACGAATCACCATTGCGCTTACGACGACATCCAGAAGTTGAGTAGTCTTGAACATGATTACTTGAAAAATGGTTTTTGGTCAAAGAATCAAGGCGAAGAAATCCGTATTCCGGGCAAAACGGTCATGTTTCTGGACCGGGTGATCGACGTCACGGACGAATACCGGGAAGTACTGAAAAGTTTCGAGAAAGACGACGAAACGGCCCCCTACACTTCCAGAAGGGCCAACTCCGTGATCGAGAAGAAATACGCGAAGAAAGGATACGAGACCTCGTGTGCGGCCATGTTGCGAGGCAACAAATATTATTTATTCTATTATAAAGTGTACGAAGACGTACGTCTTGTAGCAGCTCCCCCCACTTGTTTCGGGGCATTCGGGAAAGACACGGATAACTGGTCGTGGCCACAGCATAAAGGGGATTTTGCCATGTACCGGGTATACGGTGACAAGGATGGGAACCCGGCCAAATACTCTCCGGATAACCAACCGATCACGCCAAAATACGTGCTACCCGTGTCAGTAGCCGGGATTAAGGAAGGTGACTACGCCATGGTCTTGGGTTACCCGGGATCAACTGCCCGCTACACGCCATCATTCGGGGTTAGCGAGAAAATTAACATCACGAATCCCGCCATGATCAAGGTTCGGGACACGAAGTTAGCTATCCTTCGGGAAGCCATGAATGCCGACGAGAAGATCAACATCCAATACGCTTCCAAATACTTCATGAACAGTAACTACTGGAAATACGCCATCGGTGAATGTGAATACACAAAAAAATATAATGTCGTCGGCCTTAAAACAGCCGAAGAGGCAAAACTAACCGCGTGGATCAACGCTGACCCCGCACGCAAAGCTAAATACGGTGATTTGGTCGAGGAATTGCGAGCCTGCTACGCATTCTCCGCTCCGTACATGGCTACTGCTATCTACCATCGGGAGGCTATCATAAACGGGGCTGACTTGACCCGCCTCGCCATGCGTTTTAAAGGATTCGAAAGTGCCATGGAAAAACAAGGATGTTGTGTCCTACACAAAGACTGCGCACAATGCAAGAACCTGAGACATTTCTGCGAACAATATTTCAAGGATTATGACGAGCAGGTTGACCGCAAGGTTTTCGCCGCCATGATCGAACTATACGTGAATAATATCGACCCGAAATTCTTCCCGGAAGAAATCGGTAACCTAGTGAAAAAATTCAAAGGTGACTACCAGAAATTAACGGACTATGTTTACAAAAATTCCGTGCTAACAACAAAAGACCGTTTGTTTGCTTGGTTAGACAAGGGGGTTGACCAAAAAACAATCGACAAAGACCCGGCATACCTGATCACGAAATCAGCCCAAACGAAAAACTACGAGCTGCGTGATTATTTAAAAGACAATAACCAAAAGATAGGTGCTTTACGCACGCTTTACATGGAGGCTCTTGTCGAAATGAACAAGGGAACTGTACTTCCCCCGGATGCGAACTCGACAATGCGAATTACCTACGGAACGGTTGGCGGTTACTCCCCGAAAGACGGCGTCACTTATCATTGCCGTTCTTCTATCGACGGTTACAAGGAGAAATACGTGAAAAACGACCCGGAATTCGACTTGAACCCGGATTGTTTGGCTGCTATCCAAAAAGGAGACTGGGGACGCTATGCCGATAAAGACGGCAAACTTTATACTGGATTCGCCACGGATCTCGACATCACGGGAGGAAATTCCGGTAGCCCCGTAATCAATGCCAAGGGCGAATTGATCGGTTTGGCATACGACGGCAACTGGGAATCCATGGCCGGAGACCTTTATTACAATCCGAAATATAATAAATGTGTATGCGTTGACATTCGTTTTGTTCTGTGGATTATAGACAAATACGCAGGGGCGTCAAATTTACTAAACGAAATTAGCATTGTTGAATAATAAAAAATTACTATATTTGTTTGGTCAAGGAGTGAGTAATCTTGATACGAAAAGCACACTACGATTATTTAATGTTTTTAATCAATCGGTCACTGAAGCACGCACCAAAAAAGTGATCTTAGTTTGATTCCTTGACATAGCGGTCTCCGAACGGGACCGCTTTTTTCGTATTTCACTCACCACACTCTCGCCTGTATTGTAGCATACTTTCTTGGGAGTCTCGTTAGTTTGTCCATTACAAGACGAGTAAAGAACCGTGACAAGTTCTCCGCATTCGCTCGTTGATTTCCCGTTAACTTCCCGTTGACTTCCCGTTAACTTACTAACGAGACACTCAAAAGGATACGACGCAAGTAACCGACAAATATATAGATCGTCCGAAAAACAAGACCACCAACGGTAACCCGCAAGCCAAAGCAAGGATCCAGCATATTATTCACTGATTTCCAACTCACAACGATTTAACATCAAAAATAATCCCAAACATACACATTCATTA
The window above is part of the Butyricimonas paravirosa genome. Proteins encoded here:
- a CDS encoding DUF6850 family outer membrane beta-barrel protein, whose product is MKFKKIYTLGLGLLIAGMSAVNAQTQDNEKIFYRMDRVKANNPWTKSLNYAGLTFNENQDFTIVEVDFQYGKGSLRNVNAPTAFNKTNLQTESFRRLNKVFFYGKFSFDYMNRLKMGWCNVINPYRSPIFFADSMPGRQTMETYILEGGIGYMIGKRWSIGAKIDYLTASNAKKKDARNKNTYMNLKVYPGVVYRSKYLNLGLNFIYQKETENIDIRTIGTGRTPELLSVEGLWFYTSEQVSSSVSIIRDIRDEALGGAAQVEFHTHRTRFFNQFSMLEKKQEIFKANYNKERGGEMKQRAYNYTGAFNVSGEKYNHYINLQADFSNMLGYENIQQKEVINQNSTWTQFGKKNKSSIESTVYDANYNLFRNRTAYNSCWNAQIGAKGFYAERVYRLYPAKFQQILRNTEGYLSFEKNFLFKKGMLDCGINGAYTIGGGTMLKMKQESETVLPNIDEYPQRKDLLEQEFEYITSDKIAGGVNVRYTYFLNKEKGMNLYAIGNVNYKKSTSGLYDGKDWTTLQATIGLSF
- a CDS encoding 4Fe-4S binding protein; this translates as MSKIKKNLWRHVLQLGVIAVIAGFILKVFFGGAPADVEAYCPFGGLQSLVTYLNSNTLACSMSIVQIMMGVTLAIGVILFSKLFCGYLCPLGTVTEWMAVLRKKMKININITTGSVVDKILRAIKYILLFWIFYMTISSSELFCKNFDPYYAIATGFKGELTAWMALISIACLFLGNLFINMFWCKYICPLGALSNVFKFTLTFLGLLILSLILGYFGLPMQWYWLLGASCVIGYIFEIVYHESKVFPLLRITRDDEKCNHCGLCSKKCPQQIDVANLKVVKDIDCTLCGECMGACNKNALQINRKPAFRWLPAILVVVLFFVGLWMGTHWELPTIDERWGDPAKLEHLESFERDGMRTVKCFGSSKAFAARMKNVPGVYGVTTYVNRFAVVVYYDPSETSKEKVENAMFTPVKRKLNTPPAGVEQLKIITLGVEKLFDQMDVTFLGNIIREKEGFYGIQTEYDCPVRVKLFMDINKPIDKKELRSIVETREFEMPVHGGGVKKIECDYELVNISNQVDTIGRQAFLEMMFPATKSRFQIALKKYGEDAATAVYEMPYPGLDKPLVQRQVPYLGSFLSTQDGVMEFATALNGDIPVIRITYVKEVLDDEKIWEILQTPKWKIHYTNGTTKEIDATLTFKTPGKTVE
- a CDS encoding M16 family metallopeptidase, with the translated sequence MIKYIIYTILFTLIISPLVAQDIGADQTIPMDPDIRIGKLDNGLTYYIRHSENPKNRGEFYIVHNVGAMQEEDNQNGLAHFLEHMAFNGTKHFPKKTMLEYLASIGVRFGTNVNAFTSRNVTAYNISEVPLIRETIIDTVLLMLHDWSSYITCDSAEIEAERGVIREEWRTRDIPRMRLSEQLNPVMYNHSKYAERNVIGDINIIMNFKRQTLLDFYHKWYRPDLQAVIVIGDFDVNMMENKIKKILSPLPKAQHPVQKEVYSVPDNREPLVGISTDPDAGAMVVRLMYKLDLPSPSERQTVKAYKTDLERSFVSELFKKRIINKATQGNPYIRQGSVNYTDLTPDKKMVFIMGAVKDNKVNEALNELAIEVERVKKYGFTPEEFNELQANMLKSVKLQMNQRKNLKSVDMVKACLAHFTTGTPIPPNEFLEKMSVFTLQNLTLEELNRTALEMFSDDNILITILGPRRENISYPGEQELIATVRNAKDQNIAPYVHRTLKDTRLITKTPEAGNILEEKKNDTMGTIEWTLSNGAKVIIKSYPNKKDIVDIKGFSKGGTSTLPEEELANGFMANNFCQLMGVKNFSRTDLKQINVGKVISLTPEIGEYYETLSGYAAKRDLETLMQMIHLYVTEPNFDQQEFNHQIEKIKSTLNNRKGLPKAEYSQEVQGVKYNHHPRKTSLTLEKVNTITFEKTKQIYQERFANAGDFTFIFTGDIDLEKLKPLVETYIASLPTTGVKQEYKDNHVRYAKGKIIRHIEKELTTDKASISVLYTAKLPYSAENKILSAAFRYILRDRYMKSIREEKGGAYSVSVNATEEAVPTNQVTIEVNFDTAPFMADEMLEIVQKEIDDLVKNGPSSSELENAQRYFNKLYKTNISTNSYWQETLSDYYRYGIDNFTNYENTMNGLTPSDIRKFAKTVFGQKNKMEFVLLPKK
- a CDS encoding S46 family peptidase → MKTTTFIKSIIATLLIVSSTFTVKADEGMWLIHLMAQTNYEAMKAKGVELSAEEIYSETVPSLKDAIVALDFGSCTGSMISKNGLMITNHHCAYDDIQKLSSLEHDYLKNGFWSKNQGEEIRIPGKTVMFLDRVIDVTDEYREVLKSFEKDDETAPYTSRRANSVIEKKYAKKGYETSCAAMLRGNKYYLFYYKVYEDVRLVAAPPTCFGAFGKDTDNWSWPQHKGDFAMYRVYGDKDGNPAKYSPDNQPITPKYVLPVSVAGIKEGDYAMVLGYPGSTARYTPSFGVSEKINITNPAMIKVRDTKLAILREAMNADEKINIQYASKYFMNSNYWKYAIGECEYTKKYNVVGLKTAEEAKLTAWINADPARKAKYGDLVEELRACYAFSAPYMATAIYHREAIINGADLTRLAMRFKGFESAMEKQGCCVLHKDCAQCKNLRHFCEQYFKDYDEQVDRKVFAAMIELYVNNIDPKFFPEEIGNLVKKFKGDYQKLTDYVYKNSVLTTKDRLFAWLDKGVDQKTIDKDPAYLITKSAQTKNYELRDYLKDNNQKIGALRTLYMEALVEMNKGTVLPPDANSTMRITYGTVGGYSPKDGVTYHCRSSIDGYKEKYVKNDPEFDLNPDCLAAIQKGDWGRYADKDGKLYTGFATDLDITGGNSGSPVINAKGELIGLAYDGNWESMAGDLYYNPKYNKCVCVDIRFVLWIIDKYAGASNLLNEISIVE